The genomic interval AGCAGTGTTAGGCTCAGGGGAGGCACTCCATAAAGCTTTGTTGAATGAGAAATCAGGAACGGCACACTTccaattttaactttaaaactttAGCTCTTAAAAATGCCAACCCTTTGCTTTGCACCCTATATTCTCCAAGGTCAGCTCTCGTTCTGGGCACTGcagtgagtgatttttttttctcaaaccagtttttttcccctcaggccAAACACTGGTTGAAGTGACTTCAGGCCACTATATCTCTGGCAGGTtccccctgccactcccttctctgATACAGAGACCCTTTGACCTGTTCCCTGGGAGGTGGAAGGAAAGAGTGACATAAGGAGGAATCACTTCAGAgaaatggttttcacattttaaaatatagtcataTGAAAACCCATTACTGGATATGTCAAGAACAAAGACCACTTTTATTCCATATCTTCCTCATTGAAAACAATTCATTCAGCTGCAACTTGTTCATAGTGTATTATAGAGCATTCAGAAGACAGTCCTCCAATGGCAGCTGTTGACCTAGGAGAAGGTTAGTAAGATTTCTATATGCACCTTTGAACAATGATGGTTCAGATACCCAACAAAGATGATTAGTCAGTGACAGCCACGTGTACAAGTGGTGGCAGGCAGAGGGCATGTAACTGGCCAGATCAGAAATGTACAGGGGGATGGTTGTTCACCTCAAATCTACCTTTCATATTTCACTTGTATTCAGCCAGAAAAGGCTTTATTGACCAGGGCCATTTTAAGAGCTGAAGGCATGATAGTAACTGATGGAAAGGGCAGTGGGAGAGGGAGTAGGAAAATACCCAAGGCTTAGGGTCTGGCATGAAAGAAGCTTGGAAAGGAACCATAGTCTGAAAGAGGGAAACATTGAGATTGTCATTTGAAATATCTCTCTATAAAGGCAATGTAGTATCGTGAAAAAAGTTTTAGTCAGAAGCTTTAATATACTGAGGGATCCCTGCTCTCTAAacttatattttggaagaaaaggTGAATCAACATTTTAATTCAGGAGTTTACTCATAACTTTTTAAAGAGGTTGTCCTGGAGGTCCCATATCCACCTGTACTCTTGTGCAGTAGAACTAATACTCAGACAATGAAGTTTAGTAATACTGGAAAGTAGACAATGTATTGATAATTTAGAGTAGCTTGATAATCCTTtagttaggatttttttaaaaacacctgaaTTCTGGTTCTGACTGTATCATTTATATGTTCTTCCATTTCTGACATTATTGTAATTCTAAATTacataagcctcagtttctgcttCTGTAACATGGTGATAAATTCCTGCCTTGCCTGCCTTATGGTGTACTTGTAGGAATCAAATAAAACATgcttttgaaagttaaaaagtcATACAAATTTCAAAGTATTAACATTGTTTTAACCATCAgagtcccccccgcccccaccctgcccctacCGGCCTTGGGCTCCcagaaaacaaataccttatTCCTGTGCATTGCAGTGCTACAGTATTGCACTTACTGTCTTGAGTGTGATCTCTCCTACTCCTGCAACATACTCTTGTAGTACCTTTTAACATATGGTAGGTACTCAAAAGGTATTTGTTAAACTGAATTGAATGTGCATGTTATTTCCAGTCTGGGTAGACAGAATATCTTTTACTCCACAGAAATCGTGGATGGAAGGTAGATTTGATGACTGGTTCCATCTTGTCTCCCATAGGAGGAAAACATTTCCTACCAGTCCTTAGTCTCAGAGTGCTGAACCCTGCAGCCAGCAGGCCTCCTGACAAAAATCCATGGGTGACAGAAGATTCATTGACTTCCAATTCCAAGATTTAAATTCAAGCCTCAGACCCAGGTTGGGCAATGCTACTGCCAATAATACTTGCATTGTTGATGATTCCTTCAAGTATAATCTGAATGGTGCTGTCTACAGTGTTGTATTCATCCTGGGTCTGATAACCAACAGTGCCTCTCTGTTTGTCTTCTGCTTCCGCATGAAAATGAGAAGTGAGACGGCTGTTTTCATCACCAATCTGGCCCTCTCTGATTTGCTCTTTGTCTGCACTCtacctttcaaaatattttacaatttcaaCCGCCACTGGCCTTTTGGTGACACCCTCTGCAAGATCTCTGGGACTGCATTTCTAACCAACATCTATGGGAGCATGCTCTTCCTTACCTGTATTAGCGTGGATCGTTTCCTGGCCATTGTCTATCCCTTCCGATCTCGTACCATTAGGACCAGGAGGAATTCTGCCATTGTGTGTGCTGGAGTCTGGATCCTAGTCCTCAGTGGTGGTATTTCAGCCTCTTTATTCTCCACCACTAATGTCAACAATGCAACCACCACCTGCTTTGAGGGCTTCTCCAAACGTGTATGGAAGACTTATCTGTCCAAGATAACCATATTTATTGAAGTTGTTGGTTTTATCATTCCTTTGATACTGAATGTCTCTTGCTCTTCTGTGGTGCTAAAAACCCTCCGTAAGCCTGCTACACTGTCTCAAATTGGGACCAATAAGAAAAAAGTGCTGAAGATGATCACAGTGCATATGGCAGTCTTTGTGGTATGCTTCGTACCCTATAACTCCGTCCTCTTCCTGTATGCCCTAGTGCGCTCCCAAGCCATTACCAATTGCTTGTTGGAAAGATTTGCAAAGATTATGTACCCAGTCACCTTGTGCCTTGCAACTCTGAACTGTTGCTTTGACCCTTTCATCTATTACTTCACCCTTGAGTCCTTTCAGAAGTCCTTCTACATCAATACCCATATCAGGATGGAGTCTCTGTTTAAGACTGAAACACCTCTGACCACAAAGCCTTCCCTTCCAGCTATTCAAGAGGAAGTTAGTGATCAAACAACACATAATGGTGGTGAATTAATGCTAGAATCCACCTTCTAGGTATGAGAACTCTCTTTAGGTCCAGATATGGTTTCTTCTACGATTTTCCTATGCTATGAATAAGAGAAAAGATTTCAAGCTAATGATATTGAGAATAATGTACTGAATACAGTCAGATACatttatttgaatgtttattGTACATAGGCTGTTTTGTTCAATAATTATAGGTCAGGTCTaattacaacaacaaaaagttattgCCAAACTCTTCTGCTGGGTTGGAAATTCATTGTACCACATTATATAAGTGGACAGTAGCCTTGACTTTAGTGATATGGAGATtacttaaaaactttaaaaaagatatttccaTTCCAATAGTATTTGGTAATTAGGTTGGGCCTATAAATATAGAACAAATTCAGggattatgtttttttaaaaaaacaaccttttGTGTTACTACTGATATatgctagtctttttttttctttttgaattgtcATTGAGTTTATTTTAGCACACTAACATATTTTAGCttaacattattaataaaaagCATCAAATTTAAAAGAGCTAGCAAAATTTATTGTGTATGTTTTGAAAGCAGAAACATAAATTTTGTTTGCATGAATATGGctgggaagaaacagaagattAACTGGATTTACATATTTGCAGTCACCAGCAGTGTCAGTTTTAAAAAACGTTTTCCTTTTTCTACACTACATTAAATTTCTCATATGAAACTTCAGCTCCAGAAAGCTGCTAAATATGTGCCCAAACAGGGCAAAATGGAAAATCACATAAAACAACAAATGTTCATAAAAAACTAAGAGACATCAacattttttctaagaatttccaaTTATCATTCTTTTCAGAGActggt from Balaenoptera musculus isolate JJ_BM4_2016_0621 chromosome X, mBalMus1.pri.v3, whole genome shotgun sequence carries:
- the LPAR4 gene encoding lysophosphatidic acid receptor 4 yields the protein MGDRRFIDFQFQDLNSSLRPRLGNATANNTCIVDDSFKYNLNGAVYSVVFILGLITNSASLFVFCFRMKMRSETAVFITNLALSDLLFVCTLPFKIFYNFNRHWPFGDTLCKISGTAFLTNIYGSMLFLTCISVDRFLAIVYPFRSRTIRTRRNSAIVCAGVWILVLSGGISASLFSTTNVNNATTTCFEGFSKRVWKTYLSKITIFIEVVGFIIPLILNVSCSSVVLKTLRKPATLSQIGTNKKKVLKMITVHMAVFVVCFVPYNSVLFLYALVRSQAITNCLLERFAKIMYPVTLCLATLNCCFDPFIYYFTLESFQKSFYINTHIRMESLFKTETPLTTKPSLPAIQEEVSDQTTHNGGELMLESTF